The following are encoded in a window of Gossypium raimondii isolate GPD5lz chromosome 13, ASM2569854v1, whole genome shotgun sequence genomic DNA:
- the LOC105783862 gene encoding kinesin-like protein KIN-7B isoform X1 has product MVGTPATPLCKVQRTPAMTPGGGPKVREEKILVTVRMRPLNQREQAMYDLIAWDCVDDHTIVFKNPNHERPANQYSFDRVFDPSSSTRKVYEDGAKDVALSALTGINATIFAYGQTSSGKTFTMRGITENAVKDIYEHIKNTQEREFVLKLSAMEIYNETVVDLLNRDSGCLRLLDDPEKGTIVEKLVEEVVKDSQHLKHLIGICEAQRQVGETALNDKSSRSHQIIRLTIESSLRENAECVKSFLASLNLVDLAGSERVSQTNADGVRLKEGSHINRSLLTLTTVIRKLSSGGKKSGHIPYRDSKLTRILQNSLGGNARTAIICTISPALSHVEQTRNTLTFATSAKEVINNAHVNMIISDKRLVKHLQKEVARLEAKLRTPEPTSASCLQSLLMEKELKIQEMEREMEELKRQRDIAHSQLEQERKARKVQKGLNQRGPSSKGVRCLSFDSEPVPGSPDARPRKTVGRYSTLRQSTTSTDPSTLVHEIRKLEQRQRQLGEEANRALEVLHKEVSSHRLGNKETAEAIAKMLFEIKDMQAISSIPEDVMIGNGANLKEEITRLNSQGCTIESLEKKLENVQKSIDILVSSISNGEETPEFKTQLKKKKILPFTLKNSTNMQNIIRAPCSPLSSSHKIMEQDIENKAPEDNENVSSRSHKSPGSFKTPPSKADARQVSSREGTPSTKQTNSVDVKKMQRMFKNAAEENIRSIRAYVTELKERVAKLQYQKQLLVCQVLELEEAKESGTDDAESDLQSPMPWHMVFEDQRKQIVMLWHLCHVSIIHRTQFYLLFRGDPADQIYMEVELRRLTWLEQQFAELGNASPALLGDEPAGLVASSIKALKQEREYLAKRVSSKLTVEERELLYLKWDVPAVGKQRRLQLVNKLWTDPLNMQHVQESAELVAKLVGFCESGEHLSKEMFELNFVNPSDKKSWMGWNLISNLLHL; this is encoded by the exons ATGGTTGGGACACCAGCCACGCCGTTGTGTAAGGTACAAAGGACTCCGGCGATGACTCCCGGAGGAGGACCTAAGGTTCGGGAGGAGAAGATTCTGGTGACGGTTCGGATGCGACCGTTGAATCAGAGAGAACAAGCAATGTATGATCTTATTGCTTGGGATTGTGTGGATGACCATACCATCGTTTTCAAGAATCCTAATCATGAACGCCCCGCTAATCAGTACAGCTTTG ATAGAGTATTTGATCCATCGAGCTCTACTCGAAAGGTTTACGAAGATGGGGCTAAGGATGTTGCCTTATCTGCTCTTACAGGAATTAATG CAACAATCTTTGCATATGGGCAGACAAGTAGTGGGAAGACATTCACAATGAGAGGAATTACTGAAAATGCTGTGAAGGATATCTACGAACACATAAAAAAT ACTCaggagagagaatttgttttgAAACTTTCTGCAATGGAGATTTACAATGAGACAGTTGTAGACCTTTTGAATCGTGATTCTGGTTGCTTAAGACTTTTGGATGATCCTGAG AAAGGTACCATTGTGGAAAAACTTGTTGAAGAAGTGGTCAAGGACAGCCAGCATTTGAAGCACTTAATTGGCATTTGTGaag CACAACGGCAGGTGGGAGAAACAGCTTTGAACGATAAAAGCTCAAGGTCTCATCAGATTATCAGGCTG ACAATTGAAAGTAGTCTTCGGGAAAATGCAGAATGTGTGAAGTCTTTCTTAGCAAGTTTG AATCTTGTAGACCTCGCAGGGAGTGAACGTGTCTCTCAGACAAATGCTGATGGTGTAAGATTAAAGGAAGGTAGTCATATTAATCGCAGCTTGTTGACACTCACAACAGTGATCAGAAAGCTAAG CAGTGGTGGAAAAAAAAGTGGTCACATACCATATAGAGATTCAAAACTTACACGAATACTGCAGAACTCACTTGGGGGGAACGCTCGAACAGCTATCATATGTACGATAAGTCCAGCTTTAAGTCATGTGGAGCAAACTAGGAATACTCTCACTTTCGCAACTAGTGCAAAGGAAGTAATCAACAATGCTCATGTAAACATG ATTATTTCAGACAAAAGATTAGTAAAGCATTTGCAGAAAGAAGTGGCAAGACTTGAAGCTAAACTACGAACTCCGGAGCCTACTTCTGCCTCATGCTTACAATCTTTATTGATGGAAAAGGAGTTGAAAATCCAAGAG ATGGAGAGGGAAATGGAAGAGTTAAAGCGCCAGAGAGACATTGCACATTCCCAGCTAgaacaagaaagaaaagcaCGCAAGGTACAAAAG GGATTGAATCAACGTGGACCTTCTAGCAAAGGAGTTAGATGTCTCTCTTTTGATAGTGAACCGGTTCCAGGCTCTCCGGATGCTCGGCCTAGGAAAACAGTTGGAAGATATTCGACACTAAGGCAGTCAACCACATCGACAGATCCATCCACGCTTGTGCATGAAATTCGGAAGCTCGAGCAGCGACAGAGACAGCTTGGTGAGGAAGCAAATCGGGCACTTGAAGTACTACATAAAGAAGTTTCTTCCCATAGATTAGGGAATAAAGAAACTGCTGAAGCAATAGCAAAGATGCTGTTCGAAATCAAGGATATGCAGGCAATTAGCTCTATTCCTGAAGATGTTATGATAGGGAATggggctaacttgaaagaagaGATTACTCGGTTAAACTCTCAAGGGTGCACTATTGAATCATTAGAGAAGAAGCTTGAGAATGTTCAGAAATCTATAGACATTCTGGTTTCATCTATTTCGAATGGTGAAGAGACGCCGGAGTTTAAGACCcagttgaagaaaaagaaaattcttccTTTCACGTTGAAGAACAGCACgaacatgcaaaatataataAGGGCTCCATGCTCGCCATTATCTTCTTCTCATAAGATAATGGAACAAGATATTGAGAACAAGGCCCCAGAGGATAATGAAAATGTCTCCTCTCGCAGCCATAAATCGCCTGGCTCGTTTAAAACTCCTCCTTCAAAGGCTGATGCTAGACAGGTCTCATCTAGAGAGGGAACTCCGTCTACGAAGCAAACCAATTCAGTTGATGTTAAGAAAATGCAGAGGATGTTCAAGAATGCAGCTGAGGAGAACATACGCAGCATCAGAGCTTACGTCACTGAGTTGAAAGAACGAGTTGCAAAGCTACAATATCAGAAGCAGCTTCTGGTTTGCCAG GTGTTGGAGCTGGAAGAAGCAAAGGAGTCTGGAACAGATGATGCAGAAAGTGATCTTCAATCCCCGATGCCATGGCACATGGTGTTCGAGGATCAAAGGAAGCAGATTGTCATGTTATGGCACTTGTGCCATGTTTCAATTATACATCGAACACAGTTTTATTTGCTGTTCAGGGGAGACCCAGCTGATCAGATATATATGGAAGTTGAGCTTAGAAGGTTGACATGGTTGGAACAGCAGTTTGCAGAGCTTGGCAATGCTAGCCCAGCTCTTTTAGGCGATGAACCTGCAGGTTTAGTTGCATCAAG TATCAAAGCACTGAAGCAAGAAAGAGAGTATCTAGCAAAGAGGGTGAGCTCAAAACTGACAGTAGAAGAAAGGGAATTGCTGTATTTGAAATGGGATGTTCCAGCAGTAGGCAAACAAAGGAGACTGCAATTGGTTAACAAATTATGGACTGACCCATTGAACATGCAACATGTGCAAGAGAGTGCCGAGTTGGTGGCCAAGCTGGTTGGGTTTTGTGAGTCAGGTGAACATCTTAGCAAAGAGATGTTTGAACTCAACTTTGTTAACCCTTCTGATAAAAAGTCATGGATGGGTtggaatttgatttcaaatctcctgcatttgtaa
- the LOC105783862 gene encoding kinesin-like protein KIN-7B isoform X2: protein MVGTPATPLCKVQRTPAMTPGGGPKVREEKILVTVRMRPLNQREQAMYDLIAWDCVDDHTIVFKNPNHERPANQYSFDRVFDPSSSTRKVYEDGAKDVALSALTGINATIFAYGQTSSGKTFTMRGITENAVKDIYEHIKNTQEREFVLKLSAMEIYNETVVDLLNRDSGCLRLLDDPEKGTIVEKLVEEVVKDSQHLKHLIGICEAQRQVGETALNDKSSRSHQIIRLTIESSLRENAECVKSFLASLNLVDLAGSERVSQTNADGVRLKEGSHINRSLLTLTTVIRKLSGGKKSGHIPYRDSKLTRILQNSLGGNARTAIICTISPALSHVEQTRNTLTFATSAKEVINNAHVNMIISDKRLVKHLQKEVARLEAKLRTPEPTSASCLQSLLMEKELKIQEMEREMEELKRQRDIAHSQLEQERKARKVQKGLNQRGPSSKGVRCLSFDSEPVPGSPDARPRKTVGRYSTLRQSTTSTDPSTLVHEIRKLEQRQRQLGEEANRALEVLHKEVSSHRLGNKETAEAIAKMLFEIKDMQAISSIPEDVMIGNGANLKEEITRLNSQGCTIESLEKKLENVQKSIDILVSSISNGEETPEFKTQLKKKKILPFTLKNSTNMQNIIRAPCSPLSSSHKIMEQDIENKAPEDNENVSSRSHKSPGSFKTPPSKADARQVSSREGTPSTKQTNSVDVKKMQRMFKNAAEENIRSIRAYVTELKERVAKLQYQKQLLVCQVLELEEAKESGTDDAESDLQSPMPWHMVFEDQRKQIVMLWHLCHVSIIHRTQFYLLFRGDPADQIYMEVELRRLTWLEQQFAELGNASPALLGDEPAGLVASSIKALKQEREYLAKRVSSKLTVEERELLYLKWDVPAVGKQRRLQLVNKLWTDPLNMQHVQESAELVAKLVGFCESGEHLSKEMFELNFVNPSDKKSWMGWNLISNLLHL, encoded by the exons ATGGTTGGGACACCAGCCACGCCGTTGTGTAAGGTACAAAGGACTCCGGCGATGACTCCCGGAGGAGGACCTAAGGTTCGGGAGGAGAAGATTCTGGTGACGGTTCGGATGCGACCGTTGAATCAGAGAGAACAAGCAATGTATGATCTTATTGCTTGGGATTGTGTGGATGACCATACCATCGTTTTCAAGAATCCTAATCATGAACGCCCCGCTAATCAGTACAGCTTTG ATAGAGTATTTGATCCATCGAGCTCTACTCGAAAGGTTTACGAAGATGGGGCTAAGGATGTTGCCTTATCTGCTCTTACAGGAATTAATG CAACAATCTTTGCATATGGGCAGACAAGTAGTGGGAAGACATTCACAATGAGAGGAATTACTGAAAATGCTGTGAAGGATATCTACGAACACATAAAAAAT ACTCaggagagagaatttgttttgAAACTTTCTGCAATGGAGATTTACAATGAGACAGTTGTAGACCTTTTGAATCGTGATTCTGGTTGCTTAAGACTTTTGGATGATCCTGAG AAAGGTACCATTGTGGAAAAACTTGTTGAAGAAGTGGTCAAGGACAGCCAGCATTTGAAGCACTTAATTGGCATTTGTGaag CACAACGGCAGGTGGGAGAAACAGCTTTGAACGATAAAAGCTCAAGGTCTCATCAGATTATCAGGCTG ACAATTGAAAGTAGTCTTCGGGAAAATGCAGAATGTGTGAAGTCTTTCTTAGCAAGTTTG AATCTTGTAGACCTCGCAGGGAGTGAACGTGTCTCTCAGACAAATGCTGATGGTGTAAGATTAAAGGAAGGTAGTCATATTAATCGCAGCTTGTTGACACTCACAACAGTGATCAGAAAGCTAAG TGGTGGAAAAAAAAGTGGTCACATACCATATAGAGATTCAAAACTTACACGAATACTGCAGAACTCACTTGGGGGGAACGCTCGAACAGCTATCATATGTACGATAAGTCCAGCTTTAAGTCATGTGGAGCAAACTAGGAATACTCTCACTTTCGCAACTAGTGCAAAGGAAGTAATCAACAATGCTCATGTAAACATG ATTATTTCAGACAAAAGATTAGTAAAGCATTTGCAGAAAGAAGTGGCAAGACTTGAAGCTAAACTACGAACTCCGGAGCCTACTTCTGCCTCATGCTTACAATCTTTATTGATGGAAAAGGAGTTGAAAATCCAAGAG ATGGAGAGGGAAATGGAAGAGTTAAAGCGCCAGAGAGACATTGCACATTCCCAGCTAgaacaagaaagaaaagcaCGCAAGGTACAAAAG GGATTGAATCAACGTGGACCTTCTAGCAAAGGAGTTAGATGTCTCTCTTTTGATAGTGAACCGGTTCCAGGCTCTCCGGATGCTCGGCCTAGGAAAACAGTTGGAAGATATTCGACACTAAGGCAGTCAACCACATCGACAGATCCATCCACGCTTGTGCATGAAATTCGGAAGCTCGAGCAGCGACAGAGACAGCTTGGTGAGGAAGCAAATCGGGCACTTGAAGTACTACATAAAGAAGTTTCTTCCCATAGATTAGGGAATAAAGAAACTGCTGAAGCAATAGCAAAGATGCTGTTCGAAATCAAGGATATGCAGGCAATTAGCTCTATTCCTGAAGATGTTATGATAGGGAATggggctaacttgaaagaagaGATTACTCGGTTAAACTCTCAAGGGTGCACTATTGAATCATTAGAGAAGAAGCTTGAGAATGTTCAGAAATCTATAGACATTCTGGTTTCATCTATTTCGAATGGTGAAGAGACGCCGGAGTTTAAGACCcagttgaagaaaaagaaaattcttccTTTCACGTTGAAGAACAGCACgaacatgcaaaatataataAGGGCTCCATGCTCGCCATTATCTTCTTCTCATAAGATAATGGAACAAGATATTGAGAACAAGGCCCCAGAGGATAATGAAAATGTCTCCTCTCGCAGCCATAAATCGCCTGGCTCGTTTAAAACTCCTCCTTCAAAGGCTGATGCTAGACAGGTCTCATCTAGAGAGGGAACTCCGTCTACGAAGCAAACCAATTCAGTTGATGTTAAGAAAATGCAGAGGATGTTCAAGAATGCAGCTGAGGAGAACATACGCAGCATCAGAGCTTACGTCACTGAGTTGAAAGAACGAGTTGCAAAGCTACAATATCAGAAGCAGCTTCTGGTTTGCCAG GTGTTGGAGCTGGAAGAAGCAAAGGAGTCTGGAACAGATGATGCAGAAAGTGATCTTCAATCCCCGATGCCATGGCACATGGTGTTCGAGGATCAAAGGAAGCAGATTGTCATGTTATGGCACTTGTGCCATGTTTCAATTATACATCGAACACAGTTTTATTTGCTGTTCAGGGGAGACCCAGCTGATCAGATATATATGGAAGTTGAGCTTAGAAGGTTGACATGGTTGGAACAGCAGTTTGCAGAGCTTGGCAATGCTAGCCCAGCTCTTTTAGGCGATGAACCTGCAGGTTTAGTTGCATCAAG TATCAAAGCACTGAAGCAAGAAAGAGAGTATCTAGCAAAGAGGGTGAGCTCAAAACTGACAGTAGAAGAAAGGGAATTGCTGTATTTGAAATGGGATGTTCCAGCAGTAGGCAAACAAAGGAGACTGCAATTGGTTAACAAATTATGGACTGACCCATTGAACATGCAACATGTGCAAGAGAGTGCCGAGTTGGTGGCCAAGCTGGTTGGGTTTTGTGAGTCAGGTGAACATCTTAGCAAAGAGATGTTTGAACTCAACTTTGTTAACCCTTCTGATAAAAAGTCATGGATGGGTtggaatttgatttcaaatctcctgcatttgtaa